In one bacterium BMS3Abin11 genomic region, the following are encoded:
- the trmJ gene encoding tRNA (cytidine/uridine-2'-O-)-methyltransferase TrmJ: MSSTENFNIYSNFPWANIRIVLVETSHPGNIGAVARAMKNMQLESLYLVRPQQPPDRHSAARSSGATDVLNKAVICNTLGEAISDCRLVIAASARLRSIPWPIADAVEAAHKLVENCQQAPVAMVFGREDRGLNNEELDHCHFMTRLPTNPDFSSLNIAAAVQVFSYEIRKSFLALKEQRQTGTLTKTGISNDMADIDRPASSKNLMNLFNHFEETLVQVHFMPEHRTRTLMRKLMRFFYKSQITEEEVNIFRGILTELQRLSTINCEFKK; encoded by the coding sequence ATGAGTAGTACAGAAAATTTTAACATTTATTCAAACTTTCCGTGGGCGAATATACGTATTGTGCTGGTAGAAACCAGTCATCCGGGGAATATTGGTGCCGTGGCGCGGGCAATGAAGAATATGCAGCTAGAATCTCTGTATCTGGTCAGGCCGCAACAACCCCCTGACAGGCATTCAGCTGCCCGTTCTTCCGGGGCCACAGATGTGCTGAATAAAGCAGTGATATGCAATACATTGGGTGAAGCGATTTCTGATTGTCGACTGGTCATTGCTGCCAGTGCCAGACTGCGCAGTATTCCCTGGCCTATAGCAGATGCAGTAGAAGCTGCGCACAAACTTGTTGAAAACTGTCAGCAGGCGCCGGTAGCGATGGTATTCGGCCGGGAGGATCGCGGACTCAATAATGAAGAACTGGATCATTGTCATTTTATGACCAGGCTACCGACAAATCCGGATTTTTCATCACTGAATATTGCGGCGGCAGTCCAGGTATTTAGTTATGAAATCCGAAAATCCTTTCTTGCATTGAAAGAACAGCGTCAGACAGGAACTCTTACAAAGACTGGCATCTCTAATGATATGGCTGATATAGACAGACCGGCGAGCAGTAAAAACCTGATGAACCTGTTTAATCATTTTGAAGAAACATTAGTTCAGGTGCATTTTATGCCGGAACATCGAACTCGTACCCTGATGCGTAAACTTATGCGTTTTTTTTATAAGAGTCAGATAACCGAAGAGGAAGTGAATATTTTTCGTGGTATTCTCACAGAATTGCAACGACTATCGACGATAAACTGTGAATTCAAAAAATAG
- the suhB_1 gene encoding inositol-1-monophosphatase codes for MNPFLNTAIKAARLAGRVISYNAEQLDRLTVTAKGHADFVSEVDTKAEQEIIHTIKEAYPEHAIFAEESGKSAGNEFEWIIDPLDGTTNFLHGIPQFAVSIAMREKGVLKVAVVFDPIKDELFTAAKGEGAVLNDRRIRVSGTNDMEYALLATGFPYKDMKNLDLWTDCFRSLLPETSGVRRAGSAALDLAWVAAGRYDGFWEFDLNAWDIAAGVLLIEEAGGMVSEVDGGRDHLLSGDIMAANPAIYRKILRKLTPVVQKYR; via the coding sequence ATGAATCCATTTCTCAATACTGCCATCAAGGCTGCCCGTCTTGCAGGCCGTGTCATTTCTTATAATGCTGAGCAACTGGACCGGCTGACTGTCACTGCCAAAGGCCATGCCGACTTTGTCTCAGAGGTAGACACTAAAGCAGAACAGGAGATCATTCACACCATCAAAGAAGCCTACCCGGAACATGCTATTTTTGCAGAAGAAAGTGGAAAGTCCGCAGGAAATGAGTTTGAATGGATTATCGACCCGCTGGATGGCACAACCAACTTCCTTCACGGCATCCCACAATTTGCGGTATCAATCGCCATGCGCGAAAAAGGCGTGCTCAAAGTCGCTGTAGTCTTTGACCCGATTAAGGATGAGTTATTTACGGCGGCAAAAGGTGAAGGCGCAGTATTAAATGATCGCCGCATCCGGGTTAGTGGAACCAATGATATGGAATATGCACTACTGGCGACAGGTTTTCCCTACAAAGACATGAAGAACCTGGACCTCTGGACAGACTGTTTTCGATCATTGTTACCGGAGACCAGCGGTGTCAGACGTGCGGGTTCTGCTGCGCTGGATCTTGCATGGGTTGCCGCAGGGCGTTATGACGGTTTTTGGGAATTCGACCTGAATGCCTGGGACATTGCTGCCGGGGTTTTATTGATTGAGGAAGCTGGTGGCATGGTATCCGAAGTCGATGGCGGACGTGATCATCTGCTGTCAGGAGACATCATGGCTGCCAACCCGGCTATCTATAGAAAAATTTTGAGAAAACTGACACCTGTCGTACAAAAATACAGGTAA